In Scatophagus argus isolate fScaArg1 chromosome 5, fScaArg1.pri, whole genome shotgun sequence, a genomic segment contains:
- the LOC124058958 gene encoding protein mono-ADP-ribosyltransferase TIPARP, with protein MDKTLHILQKSADGVPTGISLDMNLNMEEGEDFSEQQIVGLPDKIPLVKPYFKKKQRKLDAKCLHHALEDPILTTLLSTDTLVSGDGVFVPRNQPGRTPGNLCAAAVVKQSCMSQVCLKDPGATDNATAAAGVPGLMTRDGDVEIADTTAELEETERRAERPKITNPIPDSGCFQPKPGLRAAGSKVTITPPSRDIPPIVAPQASHQEGGIKSNDLLTSGAKNLPVKDCTSIQDPHPLILQPDKGVLFQDKSEEASLDLVFELLTQLQYHTHQSDSVDICVDFLQGLCVYGNDCAHHHTVLPYHWQIRRNSSQTWQSIADDSQEQLERLYCNPDNEQVRLKFQSRVFSLDFGTMRVCDLEFDRVRRLSTPASLVPVPTTSPNPNPSCHTVWKYYCRDNFGWREYSEPVVKLIEEASSRGLKEVRFITLQNQYILNIREGFQQNAVFGFRRQIKKRPMFMSSVMLTPHLQTLGGISSSPLPCSSTSSSSSSSMDLSTSHPLSPTTTNPPSLFPETWLPMSMSQDFLQVPVSRDDRSYRTVYSLFHKTVSETKFRIIKIQRVQNPFLWEKYKRKKEYMSRRMSEMDRLLSERHLFHGTSADVVEGICKHNFDPRVCGKHATMFGQGSYFARKAVYSHNFSKRSPKGVHCMFLAKVLTGRFTVGNPSMRRPPPINPRDPSSDLFDSCVDNWVDPQIYVIFNDDQSYPYFIIHYEEVPSTVAV; from the exons ATGGATAAAACTTTGCACATTCTCCAGAAATCCGCAGACGGTGTGCCGACTGGGATCTCTCTGGATATGAATTTAAACATGGAAGAAGGGGAAGATTTCTCGGAGCAGCAGATAGTAGGGCTCCCAGACAAAATACCTCTGGTGAAACCTTATTTcaaaaagaagcagaggaaatTAGATGCCAAATGCCTCCACCACGCCCTGGAGGATCCCATACTGACCACTCTACTGAGCACGGACACGCTGGTCTCTGGCGATGGGGTGTTTGTTCCCCGGAACCAGCCGGGCCGGACTCCGGGCAACCTGTGTGCGGCGGCCGTGGTGAAACAGAGCTGTATGAGCCAAGTGTGTCTCAAAGACCCAGGAGCCACTGACAAtgccacagctgcagctggagtACCGGGGTTGATGACCCGGGATGGTGATGTGGAAATTGCAGATACTActgcagagctggaggagacaGAGCGGCGAGCTGAGCGACCCAAAATCACCAATCCTATCCCTGACAGCGGCTGCTTTCAGCCGAAACCTGGCCTCAGGGCGGCTGGGAGCAAGGTGACAATTACTCCCCCAAGCAGGGATATACCTCCTATAGTTGCACCCCAGGCTTCTCACCAGGAGGGGGGCATCAAAAGCAATGACCTCTTAACCTCTGGGGCTAAAAACCTTCCAGTCAAAGACTGCACCAGCATCCAGGACCCCCATCCCCTCATCCTGCAGCCTGACAAAGGAGTGCTATTTCAGGATAAAAGTGAAGAGGCCTCCCTGGACCTGGTTTTTGAGCTGCTTACCCAACTTCAGtatcacacacaccagtcagacTCAGTGGACATTTGTGTGGATTTCCTCCAAggactgtgtgtttatggcaATGACTGTGCCCACCACCACACCGTCCTGCCCTACCACTGGCAGATCCGCAGGAACAGTAGTCAGACGTGGCAGAGTATAGCAGACGACTCCCAGGAACAGCTGGAGAGACTGTACTGCAACCCTGACAATGAGCAAGTCAGGCTCAAATTTCA gAGTCGAGTGTTTTCCTTAGACTTCGGGACGATGCGAGTGTGTGACCTGGAGTTTGACCGCGTTCGACGACTGTCCACCCCCGCCAGCCTTGTACCAGTGCCCACAACAAGCCCAAACCCCAACCCCAGCTGTCACACAGTGTGGAAGTACTACTGCAGAGACAACTTTGGCTGGAGGGAATACTCTGAG CCGGTGGTGAAGCTCATAGAGGAGGCAAGTTCCAGGGGTCTTAAGGAGGTGCGATTCATTACGCTCCAGAACCAGTACATCCTCAACATCAGGGAGGGCTTCCAGCAGAACGCTGTCTTTGGGTTCAGACGTCAGATCAAGAAGCGGCCCATGTTTATGTCCTCTGTGATGCTCACACCGCACCTACA GACTTTGGGTGGCATCTCTTCATCCCCCCTCCCATGTTCCtccacctcatcctcctcttcctcatcaatGGATCTCTCCACGTCGCATCCCCTCTCGCCGACGACCACCAACCCACCCAGCCTTTTTCCAGAAACATGGTTGCCAATGTCGATGAGTCAGGACTTCCTGCAGGTGCCAGTGTCACGTGACGACCGCAGCTACCGGACGGTGTACAGCCTTTTCCACAAGACAGTGTCAGAGACCAAGTTCAGGATCATCAAGATCCAGCGTGTGCAGAACCCCTTCCTGTGGGAGAAATACAAGAG GAAGAAGGAGTACATGTCACGGCGTATGTCAGAGATGGACCGCCTGCTGAGCGAGCGCCACCTCTTCCACGGCACCTCGGCTGATGTGGTGGAGGGCATCTGCAAGCACAACTTTGACCCCCGAGTCTGTGGCAAACACGCCACCATGTTTGGCCAGGGCTCCTACTTTGCCCGCAAGGCAGTCTACTCCCACAACTTCTCCAAGCGTTCGCCCAAAGGAGTCCACTGCATGTTCCTGGCAAAAGTCCTGACTGGCAG GTTTACTGTAGGAAATCCCTCCATGCGGCGGCCTCCACCCATCAACCCTCGTGACCCCTCCAGTGACCTTTTCGACTCCTGTGTGGACAACTGGGTGGATCCCCAGATCTATGTCATTTTCAATGACGACCAGAGCTACCCTTACTTTATCATTCACTACGAAGAGGTACCCAGTACTGTCGCTGTCTAA